The Sphingobacteriales bacterium genomic sequence TTATACCTCGGACGCGGCTATAATTACCCTGTAGCTTTGGAAGGGGCACTAAAATTAAAAGAAATATCGTATATACATGCCGAAGGCTACCCCGCCGCCGAAATGAAACACGGCCCCATAGCCCTAATTGACGAAAATATGCCCGTTGTAGTATTAGCTACCAATAAAAGTGCTTACGACAAAATTATCAGCAATATACAACAAGTGAAAGCCCGCAATGGCCGCATTATTGCCATTACGAACGAAAACGACGAACTTTTGCACGATTTGGCCGACTATGTAATTGAAATTCCGGATGTTGCCGAACCACTTGCACCTTTGGTTAGTGTAATTCCACTCCAATTATTGGCCTATCATATTGCAGTTATGCGCGGCAGCAATGTTGACCAACCCCGAAATTTAGCCAAATCGGTAACCGTTGAGTAAAAAACGTACTCAACTACCACTTTATTAAGCGTCAAACCAATAATTAAATATTTCGAATATAATCGCAATAAAAATGTATTTTTCGCCTATTTCTATAAACACATTTTTACATTGGTTTGCTTTGCTGATTTCGATGTTTTGTGCTACCACTATAACCATAAATGCACAACCGTTGTCGGGAGAAAAAACCCATTTTACACGTGGCGATACTTTGCGCGGAACCCTAACCGCCGACCGCAATTGGTTTGATGTGGTGCATTATAATTTACACCTATCAGTATTTCCGGATAAAAGAGCAATACAAGGCTACAACGAAATTTATTTTTTGGTACAAAAACAACATGTTACCATGCAGCTCGATTTGTTTCAGAATTTAAATATTGACAGCGTTGTTTTTAACAATAAAATACTTAAAGTTAAACGCGATTTTAACGCCTTTTTTATCAATTTTTCGGATAAATTACCCCTTAATTCGGTGCAAAAATTGCGCGTTTACTACTCGGGCACACCAATAGTTGCCCGAAATGCCCCATGGGATGGTGGCTTTGTGTGGAGTAAAGACAAAAATAAAAATCCGTGGATTAGTGTGGCCTGCCAAGGCATTGGTGCAAGTATTTGGTGGCCAAACAAAGACCACCAAAGCGACGAGCCCGACAGTATGCGCATTAGCATTGCCGCCCCTAAAAATTTAGTATGTGCATCTAATGGAATGCCAACCGACACCCTGCCCGAAGGCGAATACACCCGCTGGAACTGGATGGTAAAAAACCCCATAAACAACTACGCTGTATCATTTACCTTAGCCGATTTGGTACATTATGCCGATACTTTTAAACAAGCCGACGCAAGTGTTTTACCTATTAATTATTATGTATTGCGCTATAATTTAGACAAAGCAAAAAAACACTTTGCCCAAGTAAAACCCATGCTGCGTTGTTACGAAGAAAAAATGGGCCCATACCCTTTTCCTGAAGACGGGTTTGCCCTCATTGAAACGCCTTTTTTGGGCATGGAACACCAAAGCGGTATTGCCTATGGCAACAACTACAAAACGGGCTATGCTGGTATGGATTATTCGGGTATTGGGTTGCAATTTGACTATATAATCATTCACGAAGCAGGCCACGAGTGGTGGGGCAATAGCATAACCAGCGCTGATATTGCCGATTTGTGGATTCATGAAGGGTTTTGCACCTATGCCGAAGCCTTGTACGTTGAATGCCTACACGGCTACCAAACCATGCTCGATTATTGTAATGCCGGAAAAAACCGTGTTTCTAACGATATTCCAATCATTGGCCCTTACGGTGTTAATCACGAGGGCAGCGGCGATATGTACACAAAAGGCATGTTAATGTTACACACCATACGGCAGGTTATTAATAACGACCAAATATGGACGCAAATAATAAAAGGCTTATTAACCGATTACCGGCATAAAATTGTTACTACCGATACTATTTTGCAATATATGAATGCAAAATCGGGCTTAAAACTTGACCTCATTTTTGACCAATACCTGCGTTACCCCAATATCCCTACTTTAGAATACAAAGTAAACCCTAAAGGCACTTCGGTAAAAATGCGCTGGGTTGCCAATGTTTCAAATTTTAATATGCCCTGCGGCTGGTACGATGCTAACGGCAAACTTCATTATATACAGCCCACTACCGATTGGAAAACCTTTATCATTCCGCGCACTAAACCCAATCAATTTAAAATTGCCGAAGATAGATTTTATATAAATGCCGTAAAAAAGTAAAATAGTAAATGTAAATTCGGCTTTTATTTCTTAATTTGCAGCCAAAAATTAAGGCCTATACAAACTTAGCACCTATTTAAGCTAATGTTTTTGAGTACGCAGCTCAATTTATAAAAAATGCTATAATTTAACGGCTATGTTACACAATATTAGTTTGAACAACCCCTTAGTAGGGCAGTTTATTGCCGAACTTAGAGGGACAGATGTACAAACCGACCGGATGCGTTTTAGGCGAAACCTTGAACGCATAGGCGAAGCACTTGCCATTGAAATTTGCCGGACTTTACCTACTACTACGCAAAATGTAGCTACGCCGCTTGGTACTGCCCAATGCACCGTCTTACAACAACAGCCAGTAATAGCAACAATTTTGCGCGCAGGGCTTCCACTACATCAGGGTTTGCTGAATATGCTCGACAAAGCCGACAATGCCTTTATTTCGGCGTACCGAAAACACCATAAAAGCGGTAAATTTACCATCCAGATAGAATATTTAAGCTGCCCAAATTTAGATAATCGTATTTTAATTGTTTGCGACCCCATGCTGGCTACCGGGGCAAGTATGGCCTTAACCATTGAACAACTTTTAGCCGAAGGGCAACCCACCGAAATTCATGTTGCCGCTGTAATTGCCTGTACCGAAGGTGTTCGCGAGGTGCACAAACATTTTCCGCGCGCACATATATGGGTGGCAGCCTTAGATGAGGAGTTAACAGCCAAAGGGTATATTGTTCCCGGATTAGGTGATGCCGGCGATTTAGCGTACGGCCCCAAAACACAAGATTAGCGATTATATTCTAATTTATATTTTGTTGTAATTCTATTTTTTTTTACGTTCCGGATAAGTCCAAAAGCTATCAACTTGTAAATTTTCCGGATGTTTTTTATCTTTTAGGAGCAAATTGTCCCAATTATTAAGGCAAGAAAAAACTTAATAAAAAAATAACCGAATAAAACTAAAAAAACGGCTTGATACTATGTATCTTTGCAAGCAAGAAATGCGCAAAATAAATTCATATTTATAAAATAAAAATTTATGACCAAACGAATTTACACATTATTGGGTTTATTAATTTTAAACCTTTTCTTTGTGAGCCTTCAAGTAAGGGCGCAAGGTGTAACATCGGCCTCGTTTTTTGGCAGTGTTACCAACAGTAAGGGCGATCCTTTGCCCGGGGCGGCTGTAATAGCCAAGCACCTGCCATCAGGAACAGTTTACGGAATTACAACCCGTGAGGATGGGCGCTACAACCTGCCAAACGTTAGGATTGGTGGCCCCTACCAAATTACTGTTTCGTATCTTGGCCACAAAACCCACGAAGAAAGCGATATTCATTTAAGCTTAGGCCAAAATTTTAGGCTAAATGTGGTACTTGCCGAAACCTCCACTACTATGAGCGAGGTAGTAATAACGGCAGTGCGCAGCGAAATTATGAACAGCGACCGCACCGGCGCTGCTACAAACATAAGCGAAAAAACCATTGCTGCCTTACCTACCTTAGGCCGCAGTTTAAACGATTTTGTACGCTTAACCCCACAAGGCAAATCATCGTCAGTGGCAGCCACAACGGGCAACAGCCCCTCGTTTGGCGGCCAAGACAGCCGTTTTAACAACTTAACTATTGATGGCTCAATTTTTAACAACAGTTTTGGCTTGGCTGGGCTTCCGGGAGGGCAAACCAACTCGACCCCAATTTCGCTTGATGCCGTTGAAGAAATACAAATTAACGTAGCTCCTTACGATGTTAGACAGGGCGGTTTTGTGGGCGCTGGTATTAACGCCGTTACCCGCAGTGGCTCAAACCAGTTTGAAGGCTCGCTATTTTATAATTTCAGAAACCAAAACTTAGCAGGCAGCAAAGCTGGAGACGTTGAGGTTGTAAAAACCAATTTTGACGTAAAACAATATGGCTTTAGGCTTGGCGGCCCCTTGGTTAAAGATAAACTTTTCTTTTTTGTAAATGCCGAAGCAGAACGCCGCAGCGATCCGGCTACTTCGTTTTTAGCCTTCCGCGACTCAACTAGTACCGACCCAACCAGCCCCAATGTAACACGTGTTTGGGCCTCGAAATTAGACGAACTTAAAGCATTTTTAAAATCGAAATTTAATTATGACCCAGGCGCTTACGAAAACTACAACTTAGATACCTGGAGCAATAAAGCTTTGTTTAAATTAAACTATAATATTAACAAAACTCACCGCGTAAGTTTAAGATACAATTATTTGCGCTCGTACCGAGACGTGTTAATTAGCAATAGCCGTGCCGTTAGCGGTAATCGCCGCTTAAACAAAGATGCTTTAAATTTTCAAGGTGCAAACTACGTTATAAACAACGATTTGCACTCGGTAATTGGCGAGGTAAACAGTATTTTTAGCAATAAAATGTCGAATTTATTGCAAATTGGTTTTACCGCAAACCGTGACTACCGCAATAGTTTTGGCAGTTTGTTTCCGTTGGTTGATATTCAGCAAGATGGCAAAACTTATACCTCTTTTGGCTACGAGCCCTTTACGGCAAATAACCGCTTAAATACCGATACCTGGCAGTTTCAGGATAATTTGACTTACTACGCTGGCGACCACACTATTACCGCCGGCATCAATTTCGAGTCGTTTGTGTTTGAAAACACCTTTACCCCCTCGTACTACGGCCAGTTTACATTTGCTTCGTTAGAAGATTTTTATGCCTCGGCAAACGGCGATACCAGTATTGTAGCAAAAGAGTACCGTTTAGGCTACTCGGGGCTTAAAGATGCCGCTTTGCCAATTGCCACTACCAAAGCTTATATGCCCGGAGTTTATGCCCAAGACGAAATTAATTTGGTTCAAGATAAACTTAAACTTACCGTAGGGGTACGCGCCGATATACCATTTTTTGGAAACACTGCTCTGAAAAATCCGGCTGTTGATACCCTTAAATTTAAACTTGCCGATGGCTCTGAAACCTCATACAGCACCGACGAGCTGCCGAAAGCAAGTATCTTATGGTCTCCACGCATTGGTTTTAATTACGACCCCAAAGGCGACCGCTCTTTACAAATTAGAGGCGGAACAGGCTTGTTCTCAGGACGTCCGGCCTTTGTTTGGATATCGAACCAAGTAGGAAACAACGGCCTTTTCATGGGCGAACTCCGGGTAAAAGATACCAAAGCATACCAATTTAATCCGGATGTTGAAGCCTTTATTCCGGAAAACGCCACTACGCCCTCAACCTATAACCTTGCCGTTATTGACCACAATTTTAAATTTCCGCAGTTGTGGCGTACCAATTTAGCCATAGACAAATCATTGCCCTTTAATTTAGTGGCTACGCTTGAGGGGGTTTACAGCAAAACACTAAACAATGTGATGTATATAAACGCCAACCACGAACTTTCGAGTGGTAATTTTAGTGTTGGAGGCGATACCCGCCCATTTATGCCTGGAATTAATGCCGGCAGTAGTCAGTCAAAACTAAACAATATTAACGACCAAATAACCGAAAATATTGTTTTAATCAACTCCGACCAAGGCGCATCGTACAGTATAACAGCAAAACTTGAGCGGCAGTTTTCAAAAGGGCTTTACCTAATGTTAGGTTATAACTACGGCCAGGCTAAAGATTTAATTACGGCTGGCTCTATTGCCTCGTCATCTTGGAGCGATAATAAATCAATTAACAACAATAATAACCCCGGCTTGTCGTATAGCGATTTTGACCAGTTGCATCGCCTTATTGCAGCAGCATCTTACCGATTTGAATACGCTAAATTTATGGCTTCGCAATTGTCGTTATTTTTTCAAACGGGCAACCAAGGACGTTACTCTTTCTATTATAACGGCGACTTAAACGGAGACGGCAACAGCAACAACGATTTGTTATATGTACCCAAAGATGCTAATGATATTAAGTTTAAAGATGTAACAGACAAAGATGGTAACGTGTTACAAACGGCTGCCGAACAAGCAACGGCCTTTATGACCTTTGTTGAGGGCAATAAATACCTCAATGATTTAAAAGGACAATATACCGAACGCAACGGCGCTATATTACCATGGCTTTCGACGATAGATTTGGCGTTTCAGCAAGAGTTTGGCCTTAAAATAAAAGGTCGCCGCCATGCCATTCAAATACGCGCCGATTTTTACAATTTTGGCAATTTATTAAGCAGCAGCGCCGGTGTGGGCAACCAAGTTAATTTAGCGAACCCCTTGAAAGTTGCAGGCTACGACAAAGATGCCAATGGCAATTATACCAACCCTGTGTATAATTTTTCAAAATCGGCTAAAGATAGTGAAGGAAAAAGTATATACGCCACCGAAGCTTTTGGCAAACGCGCTGGTTTAGACGATGTTTGGCAAGCACAATTAGGCATTAGGTATATTTTTTAAATAACAATTAAAAGTTATGCCCCTGCAAAGCCAATTAAAAGCTTAAAATTATCGAGTTAAAAACAGACCCCGTATTTTAAATTTAATAGAACGGTTGTACTGTTGGCTAATTCGTGCGAGGTTAAAGTTTGTTTGTTTTCAAGCAACCTTTAACCTCGTTTTTTTATCTCAATAAATGGTTTGTTTGATTACGAGATTTCCGGCGCTTAGCCACCTCATTTTCCGGATAATTGTTTGCCCAAAGCTTGATACAGCCGTATTCAATTAGTTAAAAAATAAAGCTAATTTATTTATTTTATCAAAATTAATTTTCTTCCTTCAATAAATAGCGGCTTTTTTTGTAAATTTAAAGCTTGATGGCATAATAATTGCTTTCTTTGCCCTAAATTTACGTGCTGAAACCACCTTGCTCCTTAAAACCACATTATTTTTTTAAACCATGGACAAACTTTCTTTGAAAAAAATTGCTATTACGGTCGAAAAAATGAACTTTTTATACCGTAGTATTCGCGACCACATTGAACAGCCTAATCATATTGAGTTGATGCTGCTAAAACAGTATTCGTTAGAGTTGTATGAATTTATAATTGAATTAGAACAAAAACAGAAAGAAGCTAAAAAAGCCGTTTTTTCTCCGGAAGTTTCAGTACCCGTAGCAGTTTTAGTTGAAAATACCCCTAAACTTCCGGATACAGATGCTCCGCCCCTCGCGCCTCCTCCCTTGCCACCCGAAGACATAAACGAACTGCACTCGGTTGTAATTCCGCCCTTAGATGCAATACTTGAACCGGAGGACATGTCGGTACAACCACCGCCCTTGCCAACAGCTGCAAACGAGGAAAGCCACCACGCAGCCAGCGATATTTTTGAAACATTAAAAGAATTAGGCTATGGCGTTGAAACACCACCAACGCCTGAAACAACTCCGCCACCTGTTAGCAATACAGAAACAAATGAAACAGCCACAAATAGCAGTAACTTAATTGAAGAAGAATGGATTGCCGAAGATATTGAAGTAGCAGACGAGCCATTATTTGAAATTATACCCACCTTGCCAACCCCCGAAATAACTATAACAAATGAAGAACCAATTATTGAACAGCCAATAATTGTTACTGTCGAAGCTCCAAAAACGGAGGCAAACATGGGCTTAAAAACATCGGTGCTTGACCAAACATTATTAGAACAAGCCCAACAATTACCTGTATCAGAACCTCCAGAGGCCGAAACACCAATTGAAGCAGTACTTAATCCACCACTATTGGGCGACGAAACAGTGGCACTTCGCCCGGGCGAGCTAAACCAATTATTTCAACCACAAACACAAATTGAATCGCAAAGTGAAGAACTAAGTCTGGCTGATAAATTAGCCGGACAAACTAATAATAAAGATAGCTTGCCTATAAATATGAGCCAAAAATTTGCCTTCATTAAAACGCTGTTCAATGGCAATGAGCAAGCATACCAGCGGACTATACAAACGGTGGTAAACAGTAAGGGCTATATTGAGGCACTAACCTATATTAACCTAAATGTTAGGCACGAAATGGGCTGGCAAGACCATGACCCAACGGTAAAAGAGTTTATTGATATTATTAAGCATAAATTTTTAGATTAACACCTTAACACAACCCTATTAGTTTTAAGTAAACCCTCAACCACTCAAATTCTAAACAAATTAAATCCCTGCTTTGAAACACACTGAGTTTAGTTTTATTGCTTCAGACAAGGTGCTTACCTATGCTCAAACTTGGCAACCCGAAAATAATTTGCCCCTAAAAGGTGCTGTATGCCTTATTCATGGTTTGGGCGAACATGGTGGCCGCTATGAGCATGTTGCCCGGTTTTTTGCCGATAATGGCTATGCTACACTTGCAGTAGATTTGCGCGGTCATGGCCGTTCGGAGGGTAAACGCGGACATATAAAAAATTGGCAGATTTTGCACGATATTATAAGTCAAGGTTTGGCGCAGTGTGGCCAACGATTTGGCGTAAACAGCCCTTTTTTGTATGGCCATAGTATGGGGGGAAACTTAGTAATAAATTACGTTTTACAACAGTTGCCCAATATTAAGGGTTGTATTGTAACTGCGCCCTGGTTAGAAATTGTTCAGCCGGTTCCGGCAATAAAAATAATATTAAGTAAATTTGTCAATAAAATATTAGGTGCTCATACCGAAAAAAACGATATTGACACCAACAACCTCTCGCGCGATGCGCAAATTGTAGCTGCCTATAATAACGACAAATTAGTACACGACAAAATATCGGTGCGTCTTTTTGTTGAAGCGTCAAAAAGTGCAGTCTATAATTTAAGTAACGCACCTAAATTAAAAACGCCAATGCTGCTGATGCACGGCACCGCCGATAAAATAACCTCGTACACGGCAAGCGAAAGATTTGCAAAAAACGCCCCGCCCCATTTGCTGACCTTTAAACCATGGCCCAACTATTACCACGAAATACACAACGAACCTAATGAAGATAAATGGGCAGTGTTACAAACAATGCTCGGTTGGATGGAAGAAATATAGTTGATTAATTATTAATAACTTTTAGCCTATTTTTTCGCTTGTTAGCAATTGTTAAGAACACAACCCAAGGAATACTTTTTGCGTTATACAAAAAAAAAGCCATTTAAAACAACTTAAAAAAACCTATCCCCATATAACCACAACTATTTGCAAAAAACAATTTAAACAAGATTATTAATATTAGCACTCCCGATGGCAATATTAGAAAGAAATAGTATAATAAACGATATTAAAAACGAGTTTAACTATGGCAGCATGACCTATAGGCTTGTTTTGGTAAACCTATTGGTTTTTTTAGGTATTACCGTATTGTGGCTTTTGTGTTATTTTACTAATTTACTTTTAGTTTACGAATGGGCAACTAACCAGTTAATGGCCACAGCCGATTTAAATTTATTGCCCTTTAAACTTTGGTCGGTTTTAACCTATATGTTTGCCCACAAAAGTTTTTGGCACTTGTTTTTTAACATGGTTTTGTTGTATGTATTTGGCGATATAATTTCCAATTTATTGGGCAACAGGCGTATTTTACCTATTTATATTTTAGGAGGTATATCCGGGTTTTTGGTTTATTTGGTATTATTAAACACACTCCCATTTTTCTCGCCACAAAACTCACTTTTAGGCGCATCGGCAAGTGTTATGGCCTTGGTTACAGCTTCGACAACACTTTCGCCAAACTCGCAAATTCGTATTTTTGTTTTTGATGTACCTATTAAATACATTGCCTTAGCTTTATTACTAAACGATGTTTTACGCATATTTTTATTGGTAAATGCGGGCGGGCATATTGCTCATTTAGGAGGGGCGCTATTTGGCTATTTGTTTATTGTATTAATAAATCGAGGCTACGACCTTTCGTTAGGCTTTAACTCAATAGCTGATAAACTTACAAATGTTTGGAATAAAACGGCAAGCTTGTTCATAAGACCAAATAAAGAACGCAATAAAACTACTGCGTATCAACAAGCAAAAAGACCTAAATCGGCATACGCTTTTGCCGGAAAAAAAGAAAAAAATCCGGAAAATTATACTACCGTTACTCAAGTTGAACCAACAAAACAAGAGCGTTTAGATTCTATTCTGGATAAAATTAAATCAGAGGGTATAGATAGTTTAAATGACGAGGAAAAGCAATTTTTAGAAAATTTTAGCCGCGAATGAAAAACCCATTCATATATATTTTCAAACATGGCCTCCGGACATTGATAATGGGCGCAATCCTTATCAGTGTTTTTTTCTCCGGATTAATTTTCGCTGAACTAAAACAAAAGTTTCAAGTAAACAAAAAGCCAGCTATTGCACCCCTTATCGCTCCACCAACCACTGCCGCAAGCCCTGCCATTGCCGACTCGGCACAAATCGCAGCCTTCCTTGCTTTGCAAAACAATTTAACATCTCTTGATTTTGTAAAAGTTGCTAAAATAGTTACCCCATCAGTAGTACATATTCAAACGGTAAGCTACAACGAATCATACCCCATGCGCCACTTCTTAGAGTTGTTTAAAGACAAGGGACCCAGACCCTTATTAGAAGACAGCGATAGCACAATAACCGAAGAAGAAGAAGAAGAAGAAGAAGAAGAGGAAGAGAAAACAACCGAGGATTATGAAGCATACGAGGAGTCCGAGAAATACAATCTTGGCTCAGGCTCGGGCGTTATACTAACCTCCGATGGCTATATTGTTACAAACAGACATGTTGTTGAGGATACCAAAGAAATTCAGGTAATTTTAAAAAACAGAACAAACTTCAAAGCCAAAATAATTGCTGCCGACCCTGCAACCGATTTGGCTATTATTAAAATAGAAGCCGATAAACTACAACCTATTAACATTGGCAACTCAAATGATGTTGAAGTTGGGCAATGGGTTATGGCAGTGGGCAACCCTTTTGACCTTTCGACCACCGTTACCACTGGCATTGTTAGTGCCAAAGCCCGGAACTTAAACCTTATGGACAAATATATTTTACCGATTGTGTCGTTTATTCAAACCGATGCAGCTATAAACCCCGGAAATAGTGGCGGGGCTTTAGTAAACACAAAAGGCGAACTTGTTGGAATTAATACCGCTATTGCATCGCCTACGGGTGTATTTGCCGGATATGGTTTTGCCGTCCCGTCAAACGTGGTCTATAAAGTTGCCAACGATATTATACAATATGGTCGAGTAAAACGAGGTATTTTAGGTGTACATATACGGGATGTAGATGGTTTTATGGCCAACGAATTTGGCCTGCCCAACACCAATGGTGTAATGATTTTAACGGTTTCACCAGAGGGCGGCGCACATGACGCTGGTTTAAGTGAAGGCGATGTTATAAAAAGTATAAATGGCCATGCTGTAAATAGTTCTGCCGAATTACAAGAGTTAATAAGCCTATATCACCCAGGTGACACCGTGAAAGTAGTTTATTTGCGCAACAAATTAGAAAAAACAGCAGAAGTGCTACTTAGAATGCCCTGAAGATAGAATAATTTAACCCATGTAAATAACATAATTGGATAAAAATTTGTAATTTTGCTGCCTAAATGAATGATTCTTCAAACTCGCTCCCAAATTAATTAGTTTTATTATGCAAAAAATGCAGTATATATTTGCCGCCGCTTGTATTTTTATTGTTTTTTTAGTATTTTACTTTGTGCGCGTACCCCAAACTCATGCCTACAAACAAGGCGAGGGTAAAATTCAAGCTATTGACCCCCAACATTATACCTCCGAATATTTATACAAAAATACACCTGCTTTAAAAACACCCCCCCCCTCTACCGACACATTAAAAACAGTACCACCTGCACCAGCTACGCAAGGAGCAGTATCAAAACCCAAATAAACAACCATTAAAATAATATTATTTATGATATACTATGCTATTAGCTTTGCAGTTCCTGCCTTTATTGCTATGATTGTTGCGCTATATAAAGCTACCCGCCCCCGCCATTAATAATTAGTAAAAAAATAAATAGTTCATTTGTTTTTTTGTAACACTGTATGTTACCCTACAATCTATGGTAGCATACAGTATTTTTTTGCCCTATCTACAATGCACATTAAAAGAATGAAATATCCGGCTATTATAAAGAAACCCACATTCAATCCATGTTAAACAAAAAAGAGCAGTAAACAGGTATCCGGAATTGGCTTTTCTTGCTCAAATTTTGCTCACAACGCGCGAAGGCTTAGTAAAAGCAAGAATCAATATATGGCTGTCTGTTAAACTATTGCATCTTTTTTACATCGAATTGGCATTAATATTGTTTAAACAAGCTTAAATTTGCGGTGCCGTTTACTTAGATTCTTTTTTAATTGATTTATGGTTTCTATTTTTTGTAAATTTCTTTGTTCTAATTGTATTTTAATTATATTTTTTATTCAAACCATTTGTGCCCAAACATGGCAGGGCAACTCAAACTTGTCAACTAATAGTTTTAACGTTTATCCAACCGAAAATCAAAT encodes the following:
- a CDS encoding rhomboid family intramembrane serine protease, with the protein product MAILERNSIINDIKNEFNYGSMTYRLVLVNLLVFLGITVLWLLCYFTNLLLVYEWATNQLMATADLNLLPFKLWSVLTYMFAHKSFWHLFFNMVLLYVFGDIISNLLGNRRILPIYILGGISGFLVYLVLLNTLPFFSPQNSLLGASASVMALVTASTTLSPNSQIRIFVFDVPIKYIALALLLNDVLRIFLLVNAGGHIAHLGGALFGYLFIVLINRGYDLSLGFNSIADKLTNVWNKTASLFIRPNKERNKTTAYQQAKRPKSAYAFAGKKEKNPENYTTVTQVEPTKQERLDSILDKIKSEGIDSLNDEEKQFLENFSRE
- a CDS encoding M1 family metallopeptidase; its protein translation is MYFSPISINTFLHWFALLISMFCATTITINAQPLSGEKTHFTRGDTLRGTLTADRNWFDVVHYNLHLSVFPDKRAIQGYNEIYFLVQKQHVTMQLDLFQNLNIDSVVFNNKILKVKRDFNAFFINFSDKLPLNSVQKLRVYYSGTPIVARNAPWDGGFVWSKDKNKNPWISVACQGIGASIWWPNKDHQSDEPDSMRISIAAPKNLVCASNGMPTDTLPEGEYTRWNWMVKNPINNYAVSFTLADLVHYADTFKQADASVLPINYYVLRYNLDKAKKHFAQVKPMLRCYEEKMGPYPFPEDGFALIETPFLGMEHQSGIAYGNNYKTGYAGMDYSGIGLQFDYIIIHEAGHEWWGNSITSADIADLWIHEGFCTYAEALYVECLHGYQTMLDYCNAGKNRVSNDIPIIGPYGVNHEGSGDMYTKGMLMLHTIRQVINNDQIWTQIIKGLLTDYRHKIVTTDTILQYMNAKSGLKLDLIFDQYLRYPNIPTLEYKVNPKGTSVKMRWVANVSNFNMPCGWYDANGKLHYIQPTTDWKTFIIPRTKPNQFKIAEDRFYINAVKK
- a CDS encoding trypsin-like peptidase domain-containing protein; the protein is MKNPFIYIFKHGLRTLIMGAILISVFFSGLIFAELKQKFQVNKKPAIAPLIAPPTTAASPAIADSAQIAAFLALQNNLTSLDFVKVAKIVTPSVVHIQTVSYNESYPMRHFLELFKDKGPRPLLEDSDSTITEEEEEEEEEEEEKTTEDYEAYEESEKYNLGSGSGVILTSDGYIVTNRHVVEDTKEIQVILKNRTNFKAKIIAADPATDLAIIKIEADKLQPINIGNSNDVEVGQWVMAVGNPFDLSTTVTTGIVSAKARNLNLMDKYILPIVSFIQTDAAINPGNSGGALVNTKGELVGINTAIASPTGVFAGYGFAVPSNVVYKVANDIIQYGRVKRGILGVHIRDVDGFMANEFGLPNTNGVMILTVSPEGGAHDAGLSEGDVIKSINGHAVNSSAELQELISLYHPGDTVKVVYLRNKLEKTAEVLLRMP
- a CDS encoding TonB-dependent receptor, which gives rise to MTKRIYTLLGLLILNLFFVSLQVRAQGVTSASFFGSVTNSKGDPLPGAAVIAKHLPSGTVYGITTREDGRYNLPNVRIGGPYQITVSYLGHKTHEESDIHLSLGQNFRLNVVLAETSTTMSEVVITAVRSEIMNSDRTGAATNISEKTIAALPTLGRSLNDFVRLTPQGKSSSVAATTGNSPSFGGQDSRFNNLTIDGSIFNNSFGLAGLPGGQTNSTPISLDAVEEIQINVAPYDVRQGGFVGAGINAVTRSGSNQFEGSLFYNFRNQNLAGSKAGDVEVVKTNFDVKQYGFRLGGPLVKDKLFFFVNAEAERRSDPATSFLAFRDSTSTDPTSPNVTRVWASKLDELKAFLKSKFNYDPGAYENYNLDTWSNKALFKLNYNINKTHRVSLRYNYLRSYRDVLISNSRAVSGNRRLNKDALNFQGANYVINNDLHSVIGEVNSIFSNKMSNLLQIGFTANRDYRNSFGSLFPLVDIQQDGKTYTSFGYEPFTANNRLNTDTWQFQDNLTYYAGDHTITAGINFESFVFENTFTPSYYGQFTFASLEDFYASANGDTSIVAKEYRLGYSGLKDAALPIATTKAYMPGVYAQDEINLVQDKLKLTVGVRADIPFFGNTALKNPAVDTLKFKLADGSETSYSTDELPKASILWSPRIGFNYDPKGDRSLQIRGGTGLFSGRPAFVWISNQVGNNGLFMGELRVKDTKAYQFNPDVEAFIPENATTPSTYNLAVIDHNFKFPQLWRTNLAIDKSLPFNLVATLEGVYSKTLNNVMYINANHELSSGNFSVGGDTRPFMPGINAGSSQSKLNNINDQITENIVLINSDQGASYSITAKLERQFSKGLYLMLGYNYGQAKDLITAGSIASSSWSDNKSINNNNNPGLSYSDFDQLHRLIAAASYRFEYAKFMASQLSLFFQTGNQGRYSFYYNGDLNGDGNSNNDLLYVPKDANDIKFKDVTDKDGNVLQTAAEQATAFMTFVEGNKYLNDLKGQYTERNGAILPWLSTIDLAFQQEFGLKIKGRRHAIQIRADFYNFGNLLSSSAGVGNQVNLANPLKVAGYDKDANGNYTNPVYNFSKSAKDSEGKSIYATEAFGKRAGLDDVWQAQLGIRYIF
- a CDS encoding alpha/beta hydrolase, whose translation is MKHTEFSFIASDKVLTYAQTWQPENNLPLKGAVCLIHGLGEHGGRYEHVARFFADNGYATLAVDLRGHGRSEGKRGHIKNWQILHDIISQGLAQCGQRFGVNSPFLYGHSMGGNLVINYVLQQLPNIKGCIVTAPWLEIVQPVPAIKIILSKFVNKILGAHTEKNDIDTNNLSRDAQIVAAYNNDKLVHDKISVRLFVEASKSAVYNLSNAPKLKTPMLLMHGTADKITSYTASERFAKNAPPHLLTFKPWPNYYHEIHNEPNEDKWAVLQTMLGWMEEI
- the upp gene encoding uracil phosphoribosyltransferase gives rise to the protein MLHNISLNNPLVGQFIAELRGTDVQTDRMRFRRNLERIGEALAIEICRTLPTTTQNVATPLGTAQCTVLQQQPVIATILRAGLPLHQGLLNMLDKADNAFISAYRKHHKSGKFTIQIEYLSCPNLDNRILIVCDPMLATGASMALTIEQLLAEGQPTEIHVAAVIACTEGVREVHKHFPRAHIWVAALDEELTAKGYIVPGLGDAGDLAYGPKTQD